In one window of Paucibacter aquatile DNA:
- the iscU gene encoding Fe-S cluster assembly scaffold IscU, translated as MAYSEKVVDHYENPRNVGAFEKGDESVGTGMVGAPACGDVMKLQIKVNPATGLIEDAKFKTYGCGSAIASSSLVTEWVKGKSLDQALAIKNTQIAEELALPPVKIHCSILAEDAIKAAVDDYRAKHTQ; from the coding sequence ATGGCATACAGCGAAAAAGTCGTTGATCACTACGAAAACCCGCGCAATGTCGGCGCCTTCGAAAAGGGCGACGAGTCGGTCGGCACCGGCATGGTCGGTGCGCCGGCTTGCGGTGATGTGATGAAGCTGCAGATCAAGGTCAATCCGGCCACCGGCTTGATTGAAGACGCGAAGTTCAAGACCTATGGCTGCGGCTCGGCCATTGCATCAAGCTCGCTCGTGACCGAATGGGTCAAGGGTAAGAGCCTGGATCAGGCTCTGGCCATCAAAAACACCCAGATCGCCGAAGAGTTGGCCCTGCCGCCGGTGAAGATCCACTGCTCCATCCTGGCCGAGGACGCCATCAAGGCGGCCGTGGACGACTACCGCGCCAAGCACACGCAGTAA
- a CDS encoding cell division protein ZapA yields MKQMEVTIMGQSYLLGCPEGGEAALSKAVSQVDKEMSAIRDAGRVKARERIAVLAALNLAYQLAEEKPTSAPAARSAVTAPNGADLPDLDGLIRRLDEALGHDGQLL; encoded by the coding sequence ATGAAGCAAATGGAAGTGACCATCATGGGGCAGAGTTATCTGCTGGGCTGCCCCGAGGGTGGAGAAGCGGCGCTGAGCAAGGCCGTCAGCCAGGTCGACAAGGAAATGAGCGCCATCCGTGACGCCGGCCGCGTCAAGGCGCGCGAACGCATCGCCGTGCTGGCGGCCCTGAACCTGGCCTATCAACTGGCGGAGGAGAAGCCAACCAGTGCGCCGGCTGCGCGCAGCGCGGTCACGGCGCCCAACGGCGCCGACCTGCCCGATCTCGACGGCCTGATCCGCCGCCTCGATGAAGCCCTGGGCCACGACGGACAATTGCTCTGA
- a CDS encoding amino acid aminotransferase yields MSLFAAVEMAPRDPILGLNEQFNADPNPAKVNLGVGVYFDENGKLPLLKCVAEAERAMLADPKARGYLPIDGIAAYDKAVQGLVFGADSAVLAEKRVATVQAIGGTGGLKIGADFLKRLNPGARVLISDPSWENHRALFSNAGFQVETYPYFDAANLGVNFEGMLAALNSAAAGTVVVLHACCHNPTGYDLTPVQWSQVVEVVKARGLVAFLDMAYQGFGEGIAEDGAVIQQFLASGLNFFVSTSFSKSFSLYGERVGALSVVCASGEEASRVLSQLKIVIRTNYSNPPTHGAQVVATVLSSPALRALWEEELAGMRLRIRAMRSALVSALQAAGVSQDLSFVTRQKGMFSYSGLSAAQMQRLRSEFGIYGVDSGRICVAALNEKNLPAVAAAMAAVLRG; encoded by the coding sequence ATGTCCTTGTTTGCCGCCGTCGAAATGGCCCCCCGTGACCCCATCCTGGGCCTCAACGAACAATTCAATGCCGATCCGAATCCGGCCAAGGTGAACCTGGGCGTGGGCGTCTACTTTGACGAAAACGGCAAGCTGCCCCTGCTGAAATGCGTGGCCGAGGCCGAGCGCGCCATGCTGGCCGACCCCAAGGCCCGCGGTTACCTGCCCATCGACGGCATCGCCGCCTACGACAAGGCCGTGCAAGGCCTGGTCTTCGGCGCAGACAGCGCCGTGCTGGCGGAAAAGCGCGTGGCCACCGTGCAAGCCATAGGCGGCACCGGCGGCCTCAAGATCGGCGCCGATTTCCTCAAGCGCCTGAACCCCGGCGCCCGCGTGCTGATCTCCGACCCTTCCTGGGAAAACCACCGCGCCCTGTTCAGCAACGCCGGCTTCCAAGTCGAGACCTACCCCTACTTCGACGCCGCGAATCTGGGCGTCAACTTCGAAGGCATGCTGGCTGCGCTGAACAGCGCCGCAGCCGGCACGGTTGTCGTGCTGCACGCCTGCTGCCACAACCCCACCGGCTACGACCTGACCCCGGTCCAGTGGAGCCAGGTGGTCGAGGTGGTCAAGGCCCGCGGCTTGGTCGCCTTCCTGGACATGGCCTACCAAGGTTTCGGCGAAGGCATTGCCGAAGACGGCGCCGTCATCCAGCAGTTCCTGGCTTCCGGCCTGAACTTCTTTGTTTCGACCAGCTTTTCCAAGAGCTTCTCGCTCTACGGCGAGCGTGTCGGTGCGCTGAGCGTGGTCTGCGCCTCGGGTGAAGAAGCCAGCCGCGTGCTGAGCCAACTCAAGATCGTCATCCGCACCAACTACTCCAACCCGCCGACGCATGGCGCTCAGGTGGTGGCCACCGTGCTGTCCAGCCCGGCACTGCGTGCCCTGTGGGAAGAAGAACTGGCAGGCATGCGGCTGCGCATCCGCGCCATGCGCTCGGCCCTGGTCAGCGCCTTGCAGGCCGCAGGCGTCAGCCAGGACCTGAGCTTCGTCACCCGCCAGAAAGGCATGTTCAGCTACTCGGGCCTGAGCGCTGCCCAGATGCAGCGCCTGCGCAGCGAGTTCGGCATTTATGGTGTGGATTCGGGCCGCATCTGCGTAGCCGCGCTGAACGAGAAGAACCTGCCGGCCGTGGCCGCAGCCATGGCGGCGGTGCTGCGCGGCTGA
- the nth gene encoding endonuclease III: MNAQQIHGFFSTLRAANPSPQTELEYSSVFELLAAVLLSAQATDVGVNKATRRLFPVANTPQKILALGEDGLSEYIRTIGLYRSKARHLIATCQILVEQYGGQVPRTREALEALPGVGRKTANVVLNVAFGEPTMAVDTHLFRLGNRTGLAPGKTPLAVEQGLLKRIPEEFLIDAHHWLILHGRYVCKARAPMCESCSVATFCDEGRRLQSRLARVGTVPKKP, encoded by the coding sequence ATGAACGCGCAACAGATACACGGTTTTTTCTCCACGCTGCGCGCCGCCAACCCCAGTCCACAGACCGAGCTGGAGTACAGCAGCGTGTTCGAGCTGCTCGCGGCGGTGCTGCTCTCGGCCCAGGCCACCGATGTCGGCGTCAACAAGGCCACACGGCGCCTGTTCCCGGTGGCCAACACGCCGCAGAAAATCCTGGCCCTGGGCGAAGACGGCCTGAGCGAGTACATCCGCACCATCGGCCTGTACCGCAGCAAGGCGCGGCACCTGATCGCCACCTGCCAGATCCTGGTCGAGCAATATGGCGGCCAGGTTCCACGCACCCGCGAGGCGCTCGAGGCCCTGCCCGGCGTCGGCCGCAAGACCGCCAATGTGGTGCTCAATGTCGCCTTCGGCGAGCCGACCATGGCGGTGGACACGCATTTGTTCCGCCTCGGCAACCGCACCGGCCTGGCGCCCGGCAAGACACCGCTGGCGGTGGAGCAAGGCCTGCTCAAGCGCATTCCCGAGGAGTTTCTGATCGATGCGCACCACTGGCTGATCCTGCATGGCCGCTACGTCTGCAAGGCCCGCGCGCCCATGTGTGAGAGCTGCAGCGTCGCTACATTTTGTGACGAGGGCCGCCGCCTACAATCCCGGCTTGCCAGAGTAGGAACTGTTCCGAAAAAGCCCTAG
- the hscB gene encoding Fe-S protein assembly co-chaperone HscB, with product MKLDDDDFSLFGLPQRQTQDRAAIDASWKALQAQVHPDRFAAQGAAAQRLSAQWAMRVNEAHQRLRDPLKRAAYLCELRGVPLQIHENTRMPTAFLMEQMAWREALDEAQDLAEVEALDAEVATREHELLAEVQRLLDADADTDMAAATAAAAQQVRALMFIHRFRSDLDRRLEALGQ from the coding sequence ATGAAACTCGATGACGACGACTTCAGCCTGTTCGGCCTGCCGCAGCGGCAGACCCAGGATCGTGCCGCCATCGATGCCAGCTGGAAGGCCTTGCAGGCCCAGGTCCACCCCGACCGTTTTGCGGCCCAGGGCGCCGCGGCGCAGCGCCTGAGCGCGCAGTGGGCGATGCGGGTCAATGAGGCGCACCAGCGCTTGCGTGATCCGCTCAAGCGCGCGGCCTACCTGTGTGAGCTGCGCGGTGTGCCTTTGCAGATCCACGAGAACACCCGCATGCCCACGGCCTTCCTGATGGAACAGATGGCCTGGCGCGAGGCCCTGGACGAAGCGCAAGACCTGGCCGAAGTGGAGGCATTGGATGCCGAGGTGGCAACGCGCGAGCATGAACTGCTGGCCGAGGTGCAGCGCCTGCTCGATGCCGACGCCGACACCGATATGGCCGCCGCCACCGCTGCCGCCGCCCAGCAGGTGAGGGCGCTGATGTTCATTCACCGATTCCGTTCCGATCTCGATCGACGCCTGGAAGCCCTAGGACAATAA
- the rsxB gene encoding electron transport complex subunit RsxB, with product MSLIEKTEASSLLAELTARIDAALPQTQCTRCGYVDCRAYAEAVAHGEAGINQCPPGGSEGVARLAALTGRPVLPLSVEHGQEGPRALAVIDEAWCIGCTLCIKACPVDCIVGAPKQMHLIVAEQCTGCELCVPACPVDCISMRPVTGEQTGWSAWSPAQADAARDRYGFHQFKAERELRDNAARLQAKAEAKLADLAAASKLTAPDDLERKRAVIQAALARARAQRQC from the coding sequence TTGAGCCTGATCGAGAAGACCGAGGCCAGCTCCCTGCTGGCCGAGCTGACGGCGCGCATCGACGCCGCCCTGCCCCAGACCCAGTGCACCCGCTGCGGCTATGTGGATTGCCGCGCCTATGCCGAGGCAGTGGCCCACGGCGAAGCCGGCATCAACCAATGCCCGCCGGGCGGCAGCGAGGGCGTGGCGCGCCTGGCCGCCCTGACCGGCCGCCCCGTGTTGCCCTTGAGCGTAGAGCATGGCCAGGAAGGGCCGCGAGCACTGGCCGTGATCGACGAAGCCTGGTGCATCGGCTGCACGCTGTGCATCAAGGCCTGCCCGGTCGATTGCATCGTCGGCGCGCCCAAGCAAATGCACCTGATCGTGGCTGAGCAATGCACGGGCTGCGAGCTCTGCGTGCCAGCCTGCCCGGTGGATTGCATTTCCATGCGCCCGGTCACGGGTGAGCAGACCGGCTGGTCGGCCTGGAGCCCGGCGCAAGCCGATGCTGCGCGCGATCGCTACGGCTTCCACCAGTTCAAAGCCGAGCGCGAGCTGCGCGACAACGCCGCCCGCCTGCAGGCCAAGGCCGAAGCCAAGCTGGCCGATCTGGCTGCCGCCTCCAAGCTGACCGCACCCGATGATCTTGAGCGCAAGCGCGCCGTGATCCAGGCCGCCCTGGCCCGTGCGCGAGCGCAACGCCAATGCTGA
- the uvrB gene encoding excinuclease ABC subunit UvrB produces MQDSDSLTDNAPDAAQAPKGEFVSFEGSPFQLFQPFPPAGDQPTAIAQLVEGINDGLSYQTLLGVTGSGKTFTMANVIARLGRPAIIFAPNKTLAAQLYSEFRDFFPNNAVEYFVSYYDYYQPEAYVPQRDLFIEKDSAINEHIEQLRLSATKSLMERRDVVIVASVSAIYGIGNPSDYHQMVMTLRNGDKLGQRDVIAQLIRMQYTRNELEFTRGAFRVRGDTIDVFPAEHSELALRIELFDDEIETLQLFDPLTGKIRQKIPRFTVYPSSHYVTPREKVLGAMETIKEELRERLGFFVKEGKLVEAQRLEQRTRFDLEMLQEVGHCKGIENYTRHLSGAAPGEPPPTLVDYLPSDALMFLDESHVLIGQFGGMYNGDRARKTTLVEYGFRLPSALDNRPLKFDEFERKMRQAVFVSATPAAYEQQNAGQVVEQVVRPTGLVDPIVEVRPATHQVDDVLQEIRERVEANDRVLITVLTKRMAEQLTDYLSDNGVKVRYLHSDVDTVERVEILRDLRLGAFDVLVGINLLREGLDIPEVSLVAILDADKEGFLRSERSLIQTIGRAARNLNGKAILYADRVTESMRKAMGETERRRSKQLAFNEAHGITPRSINKRIKDLIDGVYSEKSGRDDQKLLQVAEVEQMSEKDLSKRIALLEKQMLEHARNLEFEKAARVRDQLAQLREQAFGAVVHDNIG; encoded by the coding sequence ATGCAAGATTCAGACAGCCTCACTGACAACGCTCCCGATGCTGCGCAAGCACCCAAGGGTGAGTTCGTGTCTTTCGAAGGCTCGCCGTTCCAGCTGTTTCAGCCCTTTCCGCCGGCCGGGGACCAGCCCACGGCGATTGCGCAGCTGGTGGAAGGTATCAATGACGGCCTCAGCTACCAGACCCTGCTGGGCGTGACCGGTTCGGGCAAGACCTTCACCATGGCCAATGTGATCGCCCGCCTTGGGCGGCCGGCCATCATCTTTGCCCCCAACAAAACCCTGGCGGCCCAGCTCTACAGCGAGTTCCGCGATTTCTTTCCCAACAATGCGGTCGAGTATTTCGTCAGCTACTACGACTACTACCAGCCCGAAGCCTATGTGCCGCAACGCGACCTGTTCATCGAGAAGGACAGCGCCATCAACGAACACATCGAGCAACTGCGTCTCTCGGCCACCAAGAGCCTGATGGAGCGGCGTGATGTGGTCATCGTCGCCTCGGTGTCGGCCATCTACGGCATCGGCAACCCCAGCGACTACCACCAGATGGTGATGACCCTGCGCAACGGCGACAAGCTGGGTCAGCGCGATGTGATCGCCCAGCTGATCCGCATGCAGTACACCCGCAACGAGCTGGAATTCACGCGCGGCGCTTTCCGCGTGCGCGGCGACACCATCGATGTTTTCCCGGCCGAGCATTCGGAGCTGGCCCTGCGCATCGAGCTCTTCGATGATGAAATCGAGACCCTGCAGCTCTTCGATCCGCTGACCGGCAAGATCCGCCAGAAGATTCCTCGCTTCACCGTCTACCCGAGCAGCCATTACGTCACGCCGCGCGAGAAAGTGCTGGGCGCGATGGAGACCATCAAAGAGGAGCTGCGCGAGCGCCTGGGTTTCTTCGTCAAGGAAGGCAAGCTGGTCGAGGCGCAACGCCTGGAGCAGCGCACCCGTTTCGACCTGGAAATGCTGCAGGAGGTGGGGCACTGCAAGGGGATCGAAAATTACACCCGGCATTTGTCCGGCGCCGCGCCGGGCGAGCCGCCGCCGACCCTGGTGGACTACCTGCCCAGCGATGCCCTGATGTTCCTGGACGAGAGCCATGTGCTGATCGGCCAGTTCGGCGGCATGTACAACGGCGACCGGGCGCGCAAGACCACGCTGGTGGAGTATGGCTTTCGCCTGCCTTCGGCCCTGGACAATCGGCCGCTCAAGTTCGATGAGTTCGAGCGCAAGATGCGCCAGGCCGTGTTCGTCTCGGCCACGCCGGCGGCCTATGAGCAGCAGAACGCTGGCCAGGTGGTCGAGCAGGTGGTGCGCCCGACCGGCTTGGTTGATCCCATCGTCGAGGTGCGCCCGGCCACTCACCAGGTGGACGATGTGCTGCAGGAAATCCGCGAGCGCGTCGAGGCCAACGACCGGGTGCTGATCACGGTGCTGACCAAACGCATGGCCGAACAGCTGACCGATTACTTGAGCGACAACGGCGTCAAGGTCCGCTACCTGCATTCGGATGTGGACACGGTCGAGCGGGTGGAGATCCTGCGCGATTTGCGCTTGGGCGCGTTCGATGTGCTGGTCGGCATCAACCTGCTGCGCGAAGGCCTGGACATCCCCGAGGTGTCCCTGGTTGCCATCCTCGATGCCGACAAGGAAGGCTTCTTGCGCTCGGAGCGCAGCTTGATCCAGACCATCGGCCGGGCCGCTCGCAACCTCAATGGCAAGGCGATTCTGTATGCCGATCGGGTCACCGAGTCCATGCGCAAGGCCATGGGCGAGACCGAGCGCCGCCGCAGCAAGCAGCTGGCATTCAACGAGGCCCATGGCATCACGCCGCGCAGCATCAACAAGCGCATCAAGGATTTGATCGACGGCGTGTACTCAGAAAAGAGCGGTCGCGACGATCAAAAGCTGCTGCAGGTGGCGGAGGTGGAGCAGATGTCCGAGAAAGACCTCAGCAAGCGCATCGCCCTGCTGGAAAAGCAGATGCTCGAGCATGCGCGTAATCTGGAGTTCGAAAAGGCCGCGCGCGTGCGCGACCAGCTGGCCCAGCTGCGGGAGCAGGCCTTCGGTGCCGTGGTGCACGACAATATCGGCTGA
- the iscA gene encoding iron-sulfur cluster assembly protein IscA: protein MSVTVTEAAARHVTRYISKRGRGVGVRLGVKTTGCSGLAYKLEYADEVAPEDVIFEGHGIKILIDPKSLPYLDGTELDFVREGLNEGFKFRNPREKDRCGCGESFRV, encoded by the coding sequence ATGTCAGTGACCGTGACCGAAGCCGCCGCACGCCATGTGACGCGCTACATCAGCAAGCGCGGCCGCGGCGTCGGCGTGCGCCTGGGCGTCAAGACCACCGGCTGCTCCGGCCTAGCCTACAAGCTGGAGTACGCCGACGAGGTGGCCCCCGAGGACGTGATCTTCGAAGGCCATGGCATCAAGATCCTGATCGATCCCAAGAGCCTGCCTTATCTGGACGGCACCGAGCTGGACTTTGTCCGCGAGGGCCTGAACGAGGGCTTCAAGTTCCGCAACCCGCGCGAGAAAGACCGCTGCGGCTGCGGCGAGTCCTTCCGCGTGTAA
- a CDS encoding IscS subfamily cysteine desulfurase translates to MDMTPHFPIYLDYGATTPVDPRVVSAMVPWLSEHFGNPASRSHAWGWEAEAVVEKSREQVAALIGADPREIVWTSGATESINLAIKGAAQFYKTRGKHIITLKTEHKAVLDTCRELERQGFEVTYLDVQADGLLDIEAFKAAIRPDTILASVLYVSNEIGVIQDIPAIGAICRERGIIFHVDAAQATGKIAINLAELPVDLMSLASHKTYGPKGIGALFVRRKPRVRLEAQMHGGGQERGMRSGTLATHQIVGMGEAYRIAKEEMASEGERIRMLHDRLLNGLKDIEQVFVNGNLERRVPHNLNMSFNYVEGESLIMGVKGLAVSSGSACTSASLEPSYVLRALGRSDELAHSSLRMTIGRFTTVEEIDYAIATLKDRVAKLRELSPLWDMYKDGIDLSTIQWAAH, encoded by the coding sequence ATGGACATGACCCCGCATTTCCCCATCTATCTCGACTACGGCGCCACCACCCCGGTGGATCCTCGTGTGGTCAGCGCCATGGTGCCCTGGCTCAGCGAGCATTTCGGCAACCCTGCGTCGCGCAGCCACGCCTGGGGTTGGGAGGCGGAGGCCGTGGTTGAGAAATCGCGCGAGCAGGTGGCCGCCCTGATCGGTGCGGACCCGCGCGAAATCGTATGGACCTCGGGTGCGACCGAGTCCATCAACCTGGCCATCAAGGGCGCGGCCCAGTTCTACAAGACCCGCGGCAAGCACATCATCACGCTCAAGACCGAGCACAAGGCGGTGCTGGACACCTGCCGTGAGCTGGAGCGCCAAGGTTTTGAAGTCACTTACCTGGATGTGCAGGCCGATGGCTTGCTGGACATCGAGGCCTTCAAAGCGGCGATCCGCCCGGACACCATCCTGGCTTCGGTGCTGTACGTCAGCAACGAGATCGGCGTGATCCAGGACATCCCGGCCATCGGCGCCATCTGCCGCGAGCGCGGCATCATCTTCCACGTCGACGCCGCTCAGGCCACCGGCAAGATTGCGATCAACCTGGCCGAGCTGCCGGTCGATCTGATGAGCCTGGCTTCGCACAAGACCTATGGCCCCAAGGGCATTGGTGCCCTGTTCGTGCGTCGCAAGCCGCGCGTGCGCCTGGAAGCGCAGATGCACGGTGGTGGCCAGGAGCGCGGCATGCGCTCGGGCACCTTGGCGACACACCAGATCGTGGGCATGGGCGAGGCCTACCGCATCGCCAAGGAAGAAATGGCGAGCGAAGGCGAGCGCATCCGCATGTTGCACGATCGCCTGCTGAACGGTCTCAAGGACATTGAGCAGGTCTTCGTCAACGGCAATCTCGAGCGCCGTGTGCCGCACAACCTGAACATGTCCTTCAACTATGTGGAGGGCGAGTCTCTGATCATGGGCGTCAAGGGCTTGGCGGTGTCTTCGGGTTCGGCCTGCACCTCGGCCAGCCTGGAGCCCAGCTATGTGCTGCGCGCCCTGGGGCGCAGCGACGAGCTGGCGCATTCCTCGCTGCGCATGACCATCGGCCGCTTCACCACCGTGGAAGAGATCGATTACGCCATCGCGACCCTGAAGGACCGCGTGGCCAAGCTGCGCGAGCTGTCGCCGCTGTGGGATATGTACAAGGACGGCATCGATCTCAGCACCATCCAGTGGGCCGCCCACTGA
- a CDS encoding polyhydroxyalkanoate depolymerase, with protein sequence MLYQLFETQRALMSPFSEFAAASAKLYSHPLSPFAHTPMAQRVSAGLDLMHRLAKDYEKPEFDIRSVEVSGTEVAVQELVPITKPFCRLLRFKRYTDNLQVLTEMKDQPTVLVVAPLSGHHSTLLRDTVKQLLKEHKVYITDWTDARMVALEEGPFHLDDYIAYVQEFIRHLGPDCHVISVCQPTVPVLAAISLMASNGETTPRSMTMMGGPIDARKSPTAVNNLAMNRSFSWFESNVIYRVPTNFPGAGRAVYPGFLQHTGFVAMNPDRHLSSHYDYFLDLVRGDDDGADAHRKFYDEYNAVLDMPAEYYLDTIKTVFQDFALVNGTWKVNGQFVRPQDIQGTALLTVEGELDDISGAGQTRAAHALCAGIPPEHQYHYDAIGAGHYGIFSGRRWREKVYPEVRNFIAKYDHGEAAAEAQAQATVSKARKPRESRAKP encoded by the coding sequence ATGCTGTACCAGCTTTTTGAAACCCAGCGCGCGCTGATGAGCCCGTTCTCGGAGTTCGCCGCCGCCTCCGCCAAGCTTTACAGCCACCCGCTGTCGCCGTTCGCGCACACGCCCATGGCGCAACGGGTGTCGGCCGGCCTCGACCTGATGCACCGCCTGGCCAAGGATTACGAAAAGCCGGAGTTCGACATCCGCAGCGTCGAGGTCAGCGGAACCGAGGTGGCGGTGCAGGAGCTGGTGCCCATCACCAAGCCCTTCTGCCGCCTGCTGCGCTTCAAGCGCTACACCGACAATCTGCAGGTGCTGACCGAGATGAAGGACCAGCCCACCGTGCTGGTCGTGGCGCCGCTCTCCGGCCACCACAGCACCTTGCTGCGCGACACCGTCAAGCAGCTGCTGAAAGAGCACAAGGTCTACATCACCGACTGGACCGATGCGCGCATGGTCGCACTGGAGGAAGGCCCCTTCCACCTCGACGACTACATCGCCTACGTGCAGGAGTTCATCCGCCACCTGGGCCCCGATTGCCATGTGATCTCGGTCTGCCAGCCCACCGTGCCCGTGCTGGCGGCCATCTCCCTGATGGCCAGCAATGGCGAAACCACGCCACGCAGCATGACCATGATGGGCGGCCCCATCGACGCCCGCAAGAGCCCGACCGCCGTCAACAACCTGGCCATGAACCGCAGCTTCAGCTGGTTCGAGTCGAACGTGATCTATCGCGTGCCGACCAATTTCCCCGGTGCCGGCCGCGCCGTCTACCCGGGCTTCCTGCAGCACACCGGCTTTGTGGCCATGAACCCGGACCGCCACCTGAGCTCGCACTACGACTATTTCCTAGACCTGGTCCGCGGCGATGACGATGGCGCCGATGCCCACCGCAAGTTCTACGACGAATACAACGCCGTGCTGGACATGCCGGCCGAGTACTACCTGGACACCATCAAGACCGTGTTCCAGGATTTCGCCCTGGTCAACGGTACCTGGAAGGTCAATGGGCAGTTCGTGCGCCCCCAGGACATTCAAGGCACCGCCTTGCTGACCGTGGAAGGCGAGCTGGACGACATCTCCGGCGCCGGCCAGACCCGCGCCGCCCATGCCCTGTGCGCCGGCATCCCACCCGAGCACCAGTACCACTACGACGCCATCGGCGCCGGCCACTACGGCATCTTCTCCGGCCGCCGCTGGCGCGAGAAGGTCTACCCCGAGGTGCGCAACTTCATCGCCAAGTACGACCACGGTGAAGCCGCCGCCGAAGCGCAAGCCCAGGCCACCGTCAGCAAGGCGCGCAAGCCCCGAGAAAGCCGCGCCAAACCTTGA
- a CDS encoding EVE domain-containing protein gives MNYWLMKSEPSECSIDDLAQAPGQQLPWVGVRNYQARNFMRDQMQLGDGVLFYHSSCPKPEQIGIAGLARVASPAYPDATQFDPASPYFDAKATVESPRWLHVDVRFERKTRLLSLAELRAEPRLASMRLLQPGSRLSITPVTPDEWSVILSLLG, from the coding sequence ATGAACTACTGGCTGATGAAGTCCGAACCTTCGGAATGCTCCATCGATGATCTGGCGCAGGCGCCGGGTCAGCAACTGCCCTGGGTGGGCGTGCGCAACTACCAGGCACGCAACTTCATGCGCGATCAGATGCAGTTAGGTGATGGCGTGCTGTTCTATCACTCGTCCTGCCCCAAGCCGGAGCAGATCGGCATTGCCGGCCTGGCTCGCGTCGCCAGCCCGGCCTACCCCGATGCCACGCAGTTCGATCCGGCCAGCCCCTACTTCGACGCCAAAGCCACGGTCGAGTCACCGCGCTGGCTGCATGTGGATGTGCGCTTCGAGCGCAAGACGAGGCTGCTGAGCCTGGCCGAGCTGCGCGCCGAGCCGCGCCTGGCCAGCATGCGCTTGCTGCAGCCAGGCAGCCGCTTGTCAATCACGCCGGTCACGCCGGACGAATGGTCGGTGATCCTGTCGCTGCTAGGCTAG
- a CDS encoding Fe-S cluster assembly transcription factor: MRLTTKGRFAVTAMIDLALRENGGPVALAAISQRQQISLSYLEQLFGKLRRHELVESTRGPGGGYSLGRKSSEITVADIIVAVDEPIDATGCGGKENCMGEDTGRCITHELWTSLNAKMIEYLDSVSLRKLVEDQLAKGVTIEESPMKRAISSTPVVKPIRITAPNSVFALGNAFTK, translated from the coding sequence ATGCGTCTCACCACCAAAGGTCGCTTTGCCGTCACGGCAATGATCGATCTGGCCTTGCGTGAAAACGGTGGCCCGGTCGCCTTGGCGGCCATCAGCCAACGGCAGCAGATTTCGCTGTCCTATCTGGAGCAACTGTTCGGCAAGCTGCGCCGCCACGAGCTGGTGGAAAGCACCCGCGGGCCGGGCGGTGGCTATTCGCTGGGCCGCAAATCCAGCGAAATCACCGTGGCCGACATCATCGTGGCCGTGGACGAGCCCATCGATGCCACCGGCTGCGGCGGCAAGGAAAACTGCATGGGCGAGGACACCGGCCGCTGCATCACGCACGAGCTCTGGACCAGCCTGAATGCCAAGATGATCGAGTACCTCGATTCGGTCTCCCTGCGCAAGCTGGTGGAAGACCAGCTGGCCAAGGGCGTGACCATCGAGGAGTCGCCGATGAAGCGCGCGATTTCCTCCACGCCGGTGGTCAAACCCATCCGCATCACTGCGCCCAATTCGGTTTTTGCCTTGGGCAACGCCTTCACCAAGTAA
- the zapB gene encoding cell division protein ZapB, giving the protein MPSLNDLIDRVERLLLRHEELKRTNALLQEQVQALSQERDSQRSRLNAARARIDALLERLPVESESGKNSP; this is encoded by the coding sequence ATGCCAAGCCTCAACGACTTGATCGACCGCGTCGAGCGGTTGCTGTTGCGCCACGAAGAGTTGAAGCGCACCAATGCGCTGCTTCAGGAGCAGGTTCAGGCGCTGAGCCAGGAGCGCGACAGCCAGCGCTCGCGCCTGAATGCCGCGCGTGCGCGCATCGATGCCTTGCTGGAACGCCTGCCCGTCGAAAGTGAATCTGGAAAGAATAGTCCATGA